The following DNA comes from Enterocloster bolteae.
GTTCCTTATACTATTTTCGCCCCATATATAGCGGTTTTCCTCGTTATCTTCAAAGTAGCGTTCAAAACCCGTTTCCCCTCGCTCCGCCGCATAAGCGGCAGGACGTAGGATATGCTGTTTATTGATGTGCTTGCGGATTTTAGGGATTCCGTATCCTTGTAAGGCAAGGTCAAATATCTCCCTTACTATATGGGCAACCTTGTCATCTATTAGCAGATGATTATGGTCTGCAGGGTCTTTGATATAACCGTATGGTGCGGAAGTAGCCATATATTTCCCCTGCTGAAATCTTGCACGGAACGCTGATTTTATCTTGACTGATATGTCGGCGGCATACATCTCGTTTAGGATGTTGCGGAAAGGCGTGATGTCCATCGCTGATTTATTGAGCGTGTCCACACCGTCATTGACCGCTATATACCTCACGTTATGCTCTGGGAAAAAGACTTCCAGATACAGTCCGCAGTCAAGGTAATTCCTCCCCAGACGTGATAAATCTTTCGTGATAACGCAGTTTATCACCCCGCTTTCAATGTCCTTAATCATGTTCTGGAAACTTGGTCTTTGGAAATTTGTGCCAGAGTAACCGTCGTCCACATACGTTTTTGCTAAGTGCCATCCCTGCTTTTTTACATAATCCGTAAGGATGGATTTCTGTGTCGCAATGCTCGCACTCTCGTTATCCGTGCCATCGTCCTTTGACAAGCGGCAGTACATGCCGACTTCGTAAACCTTATTCTCCGTTCTTATTCCTGCCATACTGTAAAACCTCCGTATCTGTCCTATCTGTTTTCATGTCCCATTGCGTACATTCTAAGCGGACAGCCCCTCATTGTCGAAGGTGTCGCCCTCGGCAATCTTCTTCCGAATATCCTCGGAGATAATCGGGATAAATGCTTCTGTGACTGTCTGTGTGCCGACATATTCACGGCTGATTATCATCTGCACTGGTGCTTTCGGCACGATACGCTTACTCTTTTTATCTGCTTTCTTATCCTCGCCCATACTTAAATCTTCCTTTCCAGACAGGGCAGGAGAACGTCTGGAAATGCCCCGCCCTGTCAATCAGATACCATCAATCCCCGCTGTTTAATTCTTTCTGTAATGCTTTAAGGAGTGCCGCCGCTTCAGCAGCGTTCAATGTGATACCTTTTCCGCACTTCTCACGGTTCGGGGAAAAGCTGCGGATGTCATACTTCGGCTCTTTCCCATTCCATGAAATGAGATTGATTTCCTTTGTGTAGCCACTGTCGCCCGTAGACAATACTGCGATTTCCTTTACGATTTCATACTGGATTTCTTTCATTCTCTCTACCTCAACTCTCTGTATTTACTTCCCGAAAAAAGAAGATTAGCGGCTGTCACGGTTGCGTTTCCTCTGCAACTCACGCTCTAACAGTTTGATGATGGTGTCCGCCATCTGCTTCGGCGTTGTGCCTTTCGGGAAATATTTCTTTAACTTCTCCATACCGATTTTCACGGTTTCTTTCTGGTTTCCCTTTTCCTCCGTCATAATCGCAAATATCGTATCCATATCAAGCCGCCCGCTCTGGCTTAGGCTTTTCATACGCTGTGCCTGTGAGAGTGAGGGCGTTGCTTCTTCGCTCTCCATTGTGGCAAAGAGTTTTTCCTGCTCGTCTTTCTTCAAAAAGGACAGTTCCACCGCAGGCGTGAGGGCGATTCTCCCCTCATCCACCATCTGCAAAATCGGCGGTATCAGTTCCGTCAAGCGGATAAAACGCTGCACGGTCATCCTGCCCACGCCGAAGCCCTGTGCCACCTTGTCGTCCGTCCGCAACTTCGTCACAACTTGTGACGAGGTTAAGTCCGTGCGGAATCCCTGCCGCTTCATGGCTTCGGATTTCATCTTGTAGGCAAACGCCCGCTCCGATGGCAGGATATTTTCACGCTGTAAATTACTGTCTACAAGGGTAATGATGGCTCGGTCACGGTCTAAGGGCAGGACAAAAGCGGGGATTGTGTTTATCCCTGCAAGTTCAGACGCACGGACACGCCGCTGTCCTGCAATTACTTCATAGCCGTTCCCGTCCTCTTTTGGGCGTGTGATTATCGGCGTGACAATGCCAAATTCCTTGATGCTTTCCGCTAACTCTGACAGCGTTTCATCCTCTGCCACATGAAACGGATTGTCGGGAAACGGGTACAAATCTTTGGTCTTTAACACCTTAAAATCCTGTTTCTTCATTCACTTTTTACCTTTCTCTTGATTTGTTTCTGCCTGTTCTCTGTAATTCTTCCAACACTTCGGGCGGTATCTTTGACAGCAGCCGCCCCATCTGCTCGTTGGTTCTCTGCAACTCAAATATCTTCTGATTTGCTTTCTGTACCTTTAGTTCCTGCTCGTACTTTTCATCACGCATACGCCCCGCATAGTCCGATTCCTGCCCGATTCTCTCTTTCAAACTGTCGATATACGTCTGCTGTTTCCCGATTTCTTTAGAGAATTTCTCCACGTCTGGCAGCCATGCGGAAAGTAAATCTAATGCTTTATCTCTTTTCTTTCCTGCATTAAAAGCATTGATGTCGGAGAGGGCAGACACGATTTCCGCATACTGTTTATCAAGCCTGCCGCCTAGTTTATAGAGCCATGTGGGGATGTGTTTCCGCTTTGTTTCCATTGAGGACTGACCCCGTTCAAGCTGATTCCACCGTGAGGACATCCGCTCATGGTAGGCGGTCTGCCACTCGGATAATGATTTCTGGTTGCCTAAAATAGACTTCGCTGACAGCTTGTTGTCTGGCGTAATCGGCACAAAGCAGAGGTGCATATGCGGCGTTTTCTCGTCCATGTGTACGACTGCGGAGAGGATATTTTTCTCCCCGACACGCTCCGAAATGAAGTCCAGAGCCATCGTAAAATACGCTTTCTGTTCCTCTGGCGGCAGGCTGTTCATAAATTCTGGTGAAGCCGTGATGAGCGTTTCCACCATCATTACGCTGTCTTTCCTCGTCCTGCACCCCGCTTCGGCTACCATGTGGTTAATCTCTTTCTTGTAGGTGTAGCGTGGCGGTTTTACAAGGTGATAGTTATTTTTAGAGCGTTCCATGTCGATATCTGGATTACTTTTGTAGGCTTCTTTCTTCCGCTCGTTGTGGCGTTCGCAAGCCGCAACGCCGCCCGCTTTGCGTTTCTGGAAACGCAGGATTGCATAGGGCATAATTCATCATCTTCCTTTCTTCGGCGGGTAATCTTCTAAAGGGTGACGGTTGGTGACGGTGATGACGGTTGTTTTGGGATACCCTCTGCCGACTGCCGCAACTGTCACCCTTATCCCCTGCATGACGGTCATGTCGATGATGACGGTGTTTTTGGGATACCCCCCTCGCAAAAGCCGTCACCGTCATGCCGCCATTCTTTTATCCGAAGCCGCAAGGCGCAGGATAGCAGGGCGCAGCCCTGCCATAAGGGAGTCCAGAGGGAACGTCTGGCACACGACTTTGCAGGGCAAAGTGTAGTGTGTTACACCCTGTAAACGCAGTCGGAAAAATCAGATGGATTTTTCTGACCGCAGGGGTGGTTTTACACGCCCGAAAAGGGCGGGTGAATCCCACGCCTGCATTTGCGTTTGCGGGGTGTTCTCCCGTAGGGTGACAGTTGCGGGGTATCCCAAAATAACCGTCACCACCGTCACCAACTGTCACCCGCAGGGCTGAACTGACGATTTTACATACATTCCGCATGACTGTGACAGTAACAGGGGTATCCCCAAAACACCGTCATAACCGACATGACCGTCACACATGGGGCAGAGCCGCCGATTTTACATAGGCTTACATGTCGGTGACGGCGGCAGGGGGTATCCCAGAAACACCGTCATCATCGACATGACCGTCACTGTCTGTTCCCTCCTGCATTACAAGTGAAATTATCCGCCCGCTGCTCCTGCGGCTGAAACCATAGCGGATATGGTTCTCTTGGAGAAAGTCAAGGCGGTATTCGTTCATCCATTTCGTCAAGACATTTGCCGCCGTTTCCGTTTCGCCCAGAGCATCCAACAGTTCCGTGGCCGTGCCTGTCCATTCTTCCTTATCCCTCATAAAATCCACTAACCGAAAAAGAATGTCTGGTATCGCTTCTTTCGCAAGCTGCTCCTGCGTTTTCCTCTCCACCAGTTCCCAACTGCAATCACGGAAACGGAGCGTGTATTCCTGATAGGGCGTGTCCCTGCCCGTCACATACAGCTTGGCGGTGTCTGACGCACGTTTCTCCTTTTCCAGAACAAAGGTAGCGTCCGCACTCCCCGTTAAGCCTGTCGTCCCAGATACTTTGTTGAATACATCGCTGTCATTCTGCTTTCGGATGTGGTGTACGACAATAACTGCCAATGAGTGCCTGTCGGCAAAGTCTTTGATAAGGGAAATGTCCCCATAGTCGCTTGCATAGGCGTTGTCTTTTGAAGCTGTACGGACTTTCTGCAAAGTGTCAATGACAATGAGCCTGCTGTCTGAGTAGTCTTTCAGATAATCCTCAAGCTGCACGATAAGACCGTCTGACAGCTTGCAGCTTGCCACGGCAAAATGAAGCCGCCCGCTTGCTTCGTCCGTCAAGCGGAACAGCCTGTCCTGTATGCGGCAGAACGTGTCCTCAAGGCAGAGGTAAAGCACATCGCCCTCCATTGTCGGCATATCCCACAAGGGAAGTCCCTGCGACACGCATAGGCATAGCTTCAGCATGAGCCAGCTCTTGCCTATCTTCTGTGAGCCGCAGAACAGCGATAAACCTGTCGGAATAAGGCTGTCCACCACAAAGGACGGTTTCTCAAGCGGCTCATAAAGGAGCGTTTCTGCGTTGACTGTCTGTAACTTCTGCATGGCTTTCCTCCTTTCGGGCGGTGTCTTTGTTTTCGTTGCACATAGGCGTTGACCTCCTTAAAAATAGATTTACTCCCATGAAAAAAATGAGAGTATGTAATGCCGCCAATCCCGTACAAATAAAAAACAGATTTCTTTTTCGGGCGGTATCGGTCACGGTTGGAGATACTTTTTCATTTCCGCCTTTACTTTCTCCTTTGCGATGGCAACGGATTTCTGTATTGCCGAAGCGGTGCAATGCTCCATAGCGGCGATTTGGTAAAAATTGAACTCATACTCGTAGTAGAGCAGGAAACGCCGCCTTTGTATCTCTGGCAGGCTCCCAACCGCCTTACAGAGCGTTTCATTCCGTTCTTCTTCAATCATGCGTTCATCAAGGCTCTTAGGCACACGCAACGCCCGTCTGTAAAGGGTTTCGTCCCATACCTCGTTAAACTCCCTGTGCCGCTCGTCCCATTGGAGAAGATTCCTGTTCCTGCGTTCCATCTGCCGAAACTCCATAAAGAACTGTTCCGACACTTCCAACTCGTGGGATTTGCCCTGCCCGTCCTTAAAGCTGATAAAATACCTTGTGCCGCTTTCCGTGGATTCCTCCCGAAGCGTGTATGCTTTAACCCTGTATGCCATCCCTCTGTCCTCCTGCCAAAAATAAGCGGGGAGATTCCGCTCCCCACCCAGTAGCCCGCAGAATAATGGGATGTATTAGACGCTTATAAAATTTTCCGCAACTTCTTCCGCAGATGGTCTAACCTCGCATAGATGGCACCAGTCGTCAAATGCACAAGCGGGGCAATCTCCTTTGTGGAATACCCCTGCATTTTCAGCAGGACGATTTTCAAGGTACGCCCGTCTACTGCCACTAACACTTGATAAAGGTTTTCGCTCTCAATCTCGTCCAGTAACTCCGCAACCGTACCCACTTCCGCCTGCCGCTCCCTGTCTGCCATGTCCTCAAGGTATTCCGCAACGTCATTCGTCCATCGGTAAAACCGCCTGTTGGAATTGAAGTCTGCCCTGTCCGCTATTCGTATCTGCTCAATGGTCGCTTCATCAACGCCGCACTCACGCATCAGCTTTTCCTCCGCTTCTTTCCAGATACGCCATTTCCTGTCCTCCCGTCCGTGGTTGTATGCCATTTTTTATTTCCTCCAATCAGAATTGATTGAGAGGGCAGAGAAAAGCCCCCTCATTTTCCCAAAGGAAAAAACAAGGGGGCTGAACGCCTTAAATTTTAACTTTCTATTATCTTTCTTAGTTTTATTAGGATTCTGGCTTTGCGTTTGTTCACAACGCTCTGGGTTATGCCGAACCTCGCCCCGACTTCACGCTCGGAAAGTCCGTCAAAAAAGATGGCATGAATCAATGCCTGTTCACTATCCGACAGCAAAGGCAGGGCGGCTTTCAGCCTGTCCACCATGACCGCATTGACAACGGTTTCCGCAATGTCCGCCGCTTCATCAGCGATAAAGTCTAAAGGATTCCCCTCGCTGTCCGTAAATCCATCCAGAGAAAGCAGGCTGTTCTTCGTATCTAATTTTTGCAGATAACGCCACCGTTCCTTGTCACGGTAGAAGTCCGTGTATTGCTCCCTCACAACTTCAAGCAGACAGCCTTGAACTGGGATAAACAGCTTGTCCATATAAGTCTGGTCGGATTCTCTGCGGCAACAAAAATCCGTGTAGGACAGTTCCACGTATCTGCCCCTTTCCTTGATATATACTTTTCTTGGTGCGTATTTCACCGTATTGTCCTCCCATCTGAATTTTTGAAATGCTTAAAATCCAGATGGAGAGGCGGCGAACGACACCTAACACCACTAATAGCCCTGCGGCACTTTCCAACAAAAATCGACAAAAGAAAAACCGCAAAGGCTCTGTGACCTTTACGGTTATAGGAAATAGTAATTCTATTGTATGGAGATTGTACTTCTACTTTCAAGGCAGGAAGTACCGTTGCATAGGCAGAAATTTTTTTAACTGGTTTCCTGCCGTTCTCTGATATGCTATGTATTGATAAATTTTACTTCGTATGAGCAGATGAATAACCGCCCGAAAAAAGAACATAAAAAAATCCCTCCAAATTTAAAAACAAATTCAGAGGGTAATTTAGGGTATAACAAAATAACCCACCCGAATATCGTTTTTTTATTTGGTGAGTTTGTTCTTTCAAATACGAAACAAAAAGAGCCGATGATTCGTGAATTGTTCCACAATTTCATCGGCTCTGCGTCTTAAGCGTCTGGCTCTTTGATGACAGTTATCTTCAAGTTGTCAACTTTAATCAATCTTTCTTGTCTGCATTTTGGACAATAAAGGGGATAATTCTCCAAAACAGTGTCCTTCCTAATTTTATTACGGGTTTTACTCCCACAAACAGGACACAATATCCATTCACATTTCATCATAATTAGTCTCTAATCCTTTCAAATCTCATTTTATATGACTTTTGCAAGCTGTTAAGCTAACTTGTGGAACATATGCCGAACCTTATCTATACGGCTATTCGGGCGGCGGGGTTGGCAAATAAATTTACCAATAGCTGGCTGGTATCCTTTTAACTCTGTCAAGCAGACTCCCTGCCCATTTGTGAAATAAGTTAAATCGTTCCTGTATTCTTGAATACATCTAGCAGGGATTTCTCCTTTCAGAATGACCTCGTCATTCTTTATCTGAGTACTTACAATATCTGCACAATACCTTGGAGCATCATGATACGCCCGTGAGAGATATTCCTGCGGTGCATAAATTTCAAAGTGGAGATATGGCTCTAATAGTTCTGTTCCTGCTTTTTTTAAAGCCTGCTCCAATACGATAGGGGAAAGCAGCCGAAAGTCTGCGGGGGTACTTACAGGACTATAATACAATCCATATTCAAAACAGATTTTACAGTCTGTCACTTTCCATCCATACAGCCCCTGCTCGCAGCCATAAAGAACCCCCTCCATAACCGCATTTTGGAACGATTGGTTTAAATATCCAAGTGAAACTCTGCTTTCATACTGCACTCCGCTTCCAATAGGGAGCGGCTCTATGGACAACCCGACAGAAGCCCAGAAAGGATTTGGCGGGACTTCTATGTGGATGGTATATTCTGCTTTTCTAAGCGGTCTTTCCATATATATAACAGTAGGCTCTTTTATTTCTGCCTCCACATGATATTTTTCCTCAAGGATGGCACAAATGACTTCCATCTGCACATTCCCCAAAAAAGAAAGTATAATCTCATGCGTTGTAGTATCCACATAATATTTTAAAAGAGGGTCGCCATCTGAAATTTCTGTAAGTGCCCCAAGCAATATTTCCCGCTGTTCAGATTTCTTTACTGCAATCGTTGTTTGGAGCATAGGGAGAGGATTTTCAATAAATTTTCTCTGCGGCAACAGCATTTCGTTCCCCAAAATACTGTTTAGCTGCAAAACATCATTTGGTAAAATTACAATATCACCAGAGCAGGCTGTATCGGATGAATATAATTCACCGTTTGTCGGAACACACATCTCTGTGATTTTTATTTTCTCTTTTTCAGATATTCTAATAACATCCCTCAAATGCAATGTTCCGCTATATATACGCACATAAACAAAACGCCGCCTTTTCTCTGAATATTCAATCTTAAAAACCTGCCCGCATAGTTCAGATTGACCTTCAGGCGTTGATGAATAAAATTTACTGGCAATCACTTCTATAAGCTGCCGAATCCCCAGATTGTTTTTAGCGCTTCCGTGATAAACGGGAAATAACGTTCCGTTTTGGAATCTCCTGTTTTCTTCCTGTTCCAGTTCTGACATTTTAAACGGTTTCCCTGACATATATTTCTCTAATAGTTCATCGTTTCCCATAATTACCGCATCCCACTGTTCCATATCGTCATTGTCCGTTACATTTATATGGGGATGCTGCCCAACCTTTTGCTTCACTATAATTTCCGAAGAAAGCTTTGCTTTCATTTCCCGATATACCATTGGCAAATCAATCCCCTCTTGGTCAATTTTATTGATGAAAAAAATTGTCGGAATCTTCATTATCTGTAGTGCATGAAACAGTATACGGGTCTGTGCCTGTATGCCATCCTTTGCAGAAACTAATAATACTGCTCCGTCTAATACGGATAAAGAACGGTATACTTCCGCCAAAAAATCCATATGGCCTGGCGTATCTATAATGTTGACTTTTACATCCTCCCACTGAAAAGATGTCACTGCTGTCTGGATAGTGATTCCCCTTTGACGCTCCAAATTCATTGTATCTGTCCTTGTTGTGCCTTCATCTACACTCCCTAGTTCTGCAATTGCACCACTGGTATACAATAAACTTTCCGTTAATGTTGTCTTTCCTGCGTCAACGTGAGCCAGAATGCCTAAGTTAATTATTTTCATGTGATTTTCCTCCTATCAACACCCAAAAAAGGGCATAAAAATACCCAGTGATAAATACTCCTATCACTGGGTAAATAACTCCAATAGCCCCAAAACACTTATATGTTTTCGGGCATATAAAATTACATGATAAAAGTATTCTTAAACTGGGTACAAAAAACTAAGCCCCATATTAAAAGTGAAACGAGACTGCTACTTTTTGTTCCCACTATCAAATTGACAGTTTATTTAAGAATACCTTGCCGCATATTTATTAACTCCTTGTATAATACTGAATCTAATTATATTCCTTAACCCTTTATTTGTCAAGCTGACAAACTAAAGCAGAAAAAGCGGCAGGATTTCCCCCTGCCACTAATCATCTGTTTATGCAAAAATAATTTCCTTTTCCACAATCTCCCTCGCACAAGCCCTTATGTTATTGAGGTATCCTGTCCATTCTAAGGCGTTTTCTGCCTTTAGCTGTTCCGTTATGCCCTGTGCCTGTTTCATACCCTCTATGAGCCTTTCAAAGCCTTCCTGTGCCTGTCTGTCAATGTCGGCAAGGTAAGCGTTAAGTCTGCCGCTTGTAAGAAGATTGGTGTATGTAACTTTACAGTGATGCTTCAGATAATCCAAATGCCGCTGTCCCCATATGCCTATCGGCTGTTCTTCTTCGGCGGATACAGTTAAGCACGGTATTAAATAATCGCCTTGCCTTTCGTATTTGCCGCCCATTTCCTCAAAAATTGTCTTTGCCATTGTCTGTTACCTCCACATTCTTTTTTATTTTGAATGTCCGCAAAATCCGTCCTACATCTCCCGGTCTCCACGGACAGTCCAGATCATGAAGTGCCACCAGACGGTCCTGTACATTGGTGCCTGCGCCCATCTTGGCGGTGCTGCCCATAAGTACACGCACCTGACCGGTACGGACTTTGGAGAACAGCTCCTTTTTACGCACCTCGGTATTGGCTTCATGGATAAAAGCGATCTGGTCGGCAGGCATCCCCTGGGCAATGAGTTTCTGACGAATATCGTCATATACCGTAAAGACCGGTTCCTGCTCCGGCAGGGGTACAGCGCTTTCCAATGCATGAAGCAGTGGATTATCCAGCGTTTTCGCCGCCTTACTTGCAGGGGCTTTTGCCTGCGGGGTAGAAATGTCGCAGAATACCAGCTGGGTCAGCTTGTCAGCTTCTCCATCCCGCCAGATCTGCATGATGTTTTCCACGCACTGATTAACCTTTGTGCCGGGTTCATCCGGCAGCATCTGGTTGACGATCCTCTGGTCCAGCCCCAGCTTGCGGCCATCCGAGGTAATCTTGAGCATATTGTCCTGAGACGGGTCAACGGTTCCACTGTGTACCAGCGATGCGCGCTCCGAAAGAGCCTTGACCATTTCCTGCTGATGTTCGGTAGGCTGTGCCACAATGTTGTGGTATTCCACTTCCGGGGTAGGCAGATTCAGCTGGTCGGCAGTCTTAATGTCGGCCACTTCTTTGAACAGGTTCATCAGCTCCGGCAAATTAAAGAACTTGCTGAATCTCGTTCTTGCCCGGTAGCCGGTTCCCTCCGGTGCCAGCTCCAATGCTGTGACAGTCTCCCCAAATCGGGAAGCCCAGCAGTCGAAGTGGGTCATGTTCAGTTCTTGCAGGCGTTCATACTGAAGGTAGCGCTGCATGGTGTAAAGCTCGGTCATGGAGTTGCTGACCGGTGTGCCGGTGGCAAAGATCACGCCACGGTTTCCGGTGATCTCATCCATATAGCGGCACTTGGCAAACATATCGGAGGATTTCTGCGCGTCCGATGTGGATAAGCCTGCCACATTTCGCATTTTTGTGTATAGAAACAGGTTTTTATAGTTGTGGGCCTCATCCACGAACAGCCGGTCCACACCCAGTTGCTCAAAAGTTACCACATCGTCTTTTCGCCCCTCGGCTTGCAGCTTTTCCAGTCTGGCTTCCAGAGACTTTCTGGTACGCTCCAGCTGCTTGACGGTAAACCGCTCGCCGCCGCTGGCCTGCACCTCTGCGATGCCCTCGGTGATCTCGTCGATCTGCTCATAGAGAAGCCGTTCCTGACGCTCCCGGCTGATGGGGATACGCTCAAACTGGCTGTGTCCCATGATGATGGCGTCGTAGTTACCGGTGGCAATACGGGCGCAGAACTTTTTGCGGTTATGGGTCTCAAAGTCCTTTTTGGTTGTGACTAAGATGTTGGCAGAAGGATAGAGGCGCAGAAACTCCGACGCCCACTGCTCGGTCAGGTGGTTTGGAACCACAAAGAGAGATTTCTGGCATAAGCCCAGGCGTTTAGCCTCCATCGCAGAGGCCACCATCTCAAATGTTTTGCCTGCGCCCACTTCGTGTGCCAGCAGAGTATTACCGCCATACAGCACATGGGCAATGGCATTCAGCTGATGTTCCCGCAGGGTAATTTCCGGGTTCATGCCGCCAAA
Coding sequences within:
- a CDS encoding YdbC family protein, encoding MKEIQYEIVKEIAVLSTGDSGYTKEINLISWNGKEPKYDIRSFSPNREKCGKGITLNAAEAAALLKALQKELNSGD
- a CDS encoding ParB/RepB/Spo0J family partition protein, which produces MKKQDFKVLKTKDLYPFPDNPFHVAEDETLSELAESIKEFGIVTPIITRPKEDGNGYEVIAGQRRVRASELAGINTIPAFVLPLDRDRAIITLVDSNLQRENILPSERAFAYKMKSEAMKRQGFRTDLTSSQVVTKLRTDDKVAQGFGVGRMTVQRFIRLTELIPPILQMVDEGRIALTPAVELSFLKKDEQEKLFATMESEEATPSLSQAQRMKSLSQSGRLDMDTIFAIMTEEKGNQKETVKIGMEKLKKYFPKGTTPKQMADTIIKLLERELQRKRNRDSR
- the mobV gene encoding MobV family relaxase, giving the protein MPYAILRFQKRKAGGVAACERHNERKKEAYKSNPDIDMERSKNNYHLVKPPRYTYKKEINHMVAEAGCRTRKDSVMMVETLITASPEFMNSLPPEEQKAYFTMALDFISERVGEKNILSAVVHMDEKTPHMHLCFVPITPDNKLSAKSILGNQKSLSEWQTAYHERMSSRWNQLERGQSSMETKRKHIPTWLYKLGGRLDKQYAEIVSALSDINAFNAGKKRDKALDLLSAWLPDVEKFSKEIGKQQTYIDSLKERIGQESDYAGRMRDEKYEQELKVQKANQKIFELQRTNEQMGRLLSKIPPEVLEELQRTGRNKSRER
- a CDS encoding AAA family ATPase, with product MQKLQTVNAETLLYEPLEKPSFVVDSLIPTGLSLFCGSQKIGKSWLMLKLCLCVSQGLPLWDMPTMEGDVLYLCLEDTFCRIQDRLFRLTDEASGRLHFAVASCKLSDGLIVQLEDYLKDYSDSRLIVIDTLQKVRTASKDNAYASDYGDISLIKDFADRHSLAVIVVHHIRKQNDSDVFNKVSGTTGLTGSADATFVLEKEKRASDTAKLYVTGRDTPYQEYTLRFRDCSWELVERKTQEQLAKEAIPDILFRLVDFMRDKEEWTGTATELLDALGETETAANVLTKWMNEYRLDFLQENHIRYGFSRRSSGRIISLVMQEGTDSDGHVDDDGVSGIPPAAVTDM
- a CDS encoding RNA polymerase sigma factor, producing MAYRVKAYTLREESTESGTRYFISFKDGQGKSHELEVSEQFFMEFRQMERRNRNLLQWDERHREFNEVWDETLYRRALRVPKSLDERMIEEERNETLCKAVGSLPEIQRRRFLLYYEYEFNFYQIAAMEHCTASAIQKSVAIAKEKVKAEMKKYLQP
- a CDS encoding sigma-70 family RNA polymerase sigma factor gives rise to the protein MAYNHGREDRKWRIWKEAEEKLMRECGVDEATIEQIRIADRADFNSNRRFYRWTNDVAEYLEDMADRERQAEVGTVAELLDEIESENLYQVLVAVDGRTLKIVLLKMQGYSTKEIAPLVHLTTGAIYARLDHLRKKLRKIL
- a CDS encoding sigma-70 family RNA polymerase sigma factor, coding for MKYAPRKVYIKERGRYVELSYTDFCCRRESDQTYMDKLFIPVQGCLLEVVREQYTDFYRDKERWRYLQKLDTKNSLLSLDGFTDSEGNPLDFIADEAADIAETVVNAVMVDRLKAALPLLSDSEQALIHAIFFDGLSEREVGARFGITQSVVNKRKARILIKLRKIIES
- a CDS encoding cysteine-rich KTR domain-containing protein; protein product: MMKCEWILCPVCGSKTRNKIRKDTVLENYPLYCPKCRQERLIKVDNLKITVIKEPDA
- the tet(O) gene encoding tetracycline resistance ribosomal protection protein Tet(O) yields the protein MKIINLGILAHVDAGKTTLTESLLYTSGAIAELGSVDEGTTRTDTMNLERQRGITIQTAVTSFQWEDVKVNIIDTPGHMDFLAEVYRSLSVLDGAVLLVSAKDGIQAQTRILFHALQIMKIPTIFFINKIDQEGIDLPMVYREMKAKLSSEIIVKQKVGQHPHINVTDNDDMEQWDAVIMGNDELLEKYMSGKPFKMSELEQEENRRFQNGTLFPVYHGSAKNNLGIRQLIEVIASKFYSSTPEGQSELCGQVFKIEYSEKRRRFVYVRIYSGTLHLRDVIRISEKEKIKITEMCVPTNGELYSSDTACSGDIVILPNDVLQLNSILGNEMLLPQRKFIENPLPMLQTTIAVKKSEQREILLGALTEISDGDPLLKYYVDTTTHEIILSFLGNVQMEVICAILEEKYHVEAEIKEPTVIYMERPLRKAEYTIHIEVPPNPFWASVGLSIEPLPIGSGVQYESRVSLGYLNQSFQNAVMEGVLYGCEQGLYGWKVTDCKICFEYGLYYSPVSTPADFRLLSPIVLEQALKKAGTELLEPYLHFEIYAPQEYLSRAYHDAPRYCADIVSTQIKNDEVILKGEIPARCIQEYRNDLTYFTNGQGVCLTELKGYQPAIGKFICQPRRPNSRIDKVRHMFHKLA
- a CDS encoding TnpV protein; the protein is MAKTIFEEMGGKYERQGDYLIPCLTVSAEEEQPIGIWGQRHLDYLKHHCKVTYTNLLTSGRLNAYLADIDRQAQEGFERLIEGMKQAQGITEQLKAENALEWTGYLNNIRACAREIVEKEIIFA